The nucleotide window GGATTGATTGATTGATTGATTGATTGATTGATTGATTGATTGATTTAATCAAATATAAATATCTTTTAGACCTTGTCTGTTTTTCATTAGCTACTCATCATTATTTACTTACTTTACTGTAATATAGTTAGAGATAGTTTTAGTGTTACTTCCAATAACATTCTTTACTGTTAAACTAACAGTATATTTTCCGGTTTTGGCATACTTATGCGTTGGGTTCTGAACTGTTGAAGTGCTCCCATCTCCAAAAGTCCATTTCCAGGAAGCTGGATAGCCTGTACTTTTATCTGTGAATTTTACTGTTAATGGTACTTTCCCGGACGTTGGAGATGCGGAAAATGCAGCAACGGGTTTTGCTACTATTGTGATATAATTCGTTTTTGTTACCGTATTACTACCTGCTGCGTTGGTAACTGTAAGTGTCACTGTATATTTTCCTGTTTTTGAATACTTATAAGTTGGATTCTGTTTTGTTGAAGTGTTTCCGTCACCAAAAGTCCATTTCCATTTAGTCGGCGTTCCTGTACTTTTATCTGTGAATTTTACTGTCAATGGAATTTTCCCAGAGGTTGGAGTTGCAGAAAATTCAGCAACAGGCTTTACAATAGCCGATTTGACGGTGATATAATTTGTTTTTGTTGTCGTGTTGCTGCCTGCAGCATTCTTTACCATTAAGCTAACAGTATATTTTCCTGCTTTACTGTATGTGTATGTAGGATTCTGCTTGGTTGAGGTATTCCCGTCTCCGAAAGTCCACTTCCATGAAGTTGGACTGTTGGTACTCATATCAGTAAATTTCACTTTAAGTGGAGCATACCCTTGAGTAATATCACTGCTGAACTTTGCTGTAGGAATTGGTAATATTGGTGGAGCAAACTTCTGAATGCGATCATTGTAACTATCGGCAACATAAACATTGCCTGAGTAATCTACAGCAACATCAGACGGATACTTGAATTGTCCATTCCCACTTCCGTAAGAGCCCCATGTAGTAATGAAGTTACCTTTACTGTCGAACTTCTGAATACGATGATTCGACTCATCTGCAATATAAACATTCCCAGAAGAATCTACAGCAATACCTTTTGGAGACCTGAATTGTCCATTCCCGTTTCCAGAGGAACCCCATTGAGTAAGATAGTAACCATTGCTATCAAACTTCTGGATGCGCTGATTATCAGTATCGGCAACATAGACATTGCCTGAGGAATCTACAGCGACACCGCATGGATAATAAAATTGTCCATCAATGCTTCCCCGAGAACCCCATCCTGTTATGAAGTTTCCGTTGCTATCAAACTTCTGAATGCGATTATTGTAAGTATCGGCAACATAAATATTGCCTGAGGAATCCATAGCAATACCCTTCGGAGACCTGAATTGTCCATTTCCGCTTCCGTAAGAACCCCATGTGGTAATGAAGCTGCCATTAGGACTTAATTTCTGAATCCGATTATTGGAAGTATCGATAACATAAACATTACCTTTAGAGTCTACGACAACATCATTTGGATCCAGATGGCTGTTTATACTGCTAAAAGAACCAAATCCGAAAAGAAAAATACCTTTACTGTTATATTTCTGAATATTATTACTATCATCGGCGACATAAACATTCCCAGAATAATCTACAGCAACACCATTTGGACTTGGATTCGAATCCCATCCACAATCGCCACCCCATTGAGCGAGGAATCCACCATTACTGTTAAACTTCTGTATACGGTTATTATTGGTATCGATGACATAAATATTATTTGAAGAGTCTACGGCCATACCTCTTGGTGAGTAAAATTTCCCTTCTCCACTGTAACCGTATGAACCCCATTGAGTAAGGTAATTACCGTTACTATCAAACTTCTGAATACGATCGTTACCGGAATCGGCAACATAAACATTGCTCTTAGTGTCGACAGCAATGCCTCTTGGATACTCAAATTTCCCTTCCCCACTATAACCATATGAACCCCATGTAGTAACGAATTTACCTTTGCTATCAAATTTCTGAATGCGATTGTTTCCGGAATCGGCAACATAAACATTGCCTTTAGAGTCTACAGAAACACTTTTTGGCTCTTTAAATTGTCCATTAGAACCACCGGAAGAACCTATTTGTGAGAGGTAATTGCCGTTGCTGTCAAACTTTTGATAGCGATTGTTTCCGGAATCGGCAACATAAACATTGTCTGAGGAATCTATAGCAATTCCCCATGGGCTGTTGAATTGTCCATTATTGGTGCCGGAATAACCCCATTTTTTGATAAACTGGCCATTGCTGTCGAATTTTTGAATGCGATTGTTTTTATTATCTGAAACATACACATTGCCCTTGGAGTCTACAGCAATACCTTCTGGATCCTCAAATTGTCCATTCCCGGTCCCTTCGGAACCCCACGTAGTTATGAAGTTACCTTTACTGTCAAATTTTTGAATTCGATTCTTATCTACATCAACAACATAAACGTTACCCGATGAATCTACAGCAGTACTTTCTGGAGAATCAAAATGCCCATAATTATTTTGAGCCCAACTTGTAACAAAATTATAAGTTTCAGCGTGCGTAACAGGTGCGCTTACCAATCCCAGAAAAACGATAGTCAAGCAAATTGACGTTATTTTGAATATATCGGCTTGTTGATATTTTATTTTAAATTCCTCCTTTATATTTCGCTTCATATTCATATATAAAAATGTTAATAACTTACAATTATTTTAATTTATAAAGTCTTTTCTTTAAATCTGAAATTTTCTTACTCAATGGAGTGTAAGACGAAAATTAGACACGTTAACAGTTTTTTTAGAACCAAAAATTTTTGCGATTTTTCTTCATGCTATGAATAAGTGGTAAGCAGTGCACCATTGAAAACGAGCAAGAAATGGACTCTGTTCTTGAAATCCAAAATAAGTTTGATTGAGAACATGAATTTCCGGCTTTTATGAAATCAGAATCTCAGTTCATACATCTGAGCATATCCAAAACCTATTTATAGGAAGTACTTCATTAGACGTTGATGTACAAAACTATACTTCAGTGATAAAATATGCACGCTTCAATTCTCCATATCCTCAATACAACAAAAACCCGTATCCAGGCTCTGGGGCCTCAGACCTGCCGTGAAGGCCTGGATATGGGATTTGAGAAAAGGGACTTTATCTCGGCTGTGGCAGATGCAAAAGCCGACGGGAAGGTGCCTGTAATTGCAGAGGTCAAGCCCGCGTCACCAGGGAGAGCTTTCAGAGATATTCTGCCTGGAACGGCTGCCGAGCTTGCATGGGAGATGGAAGAAGCCGGAGCTGTTGCAGTTTCGGTCCTGACCGAGCCTCTGGTATTCAGGGGATCACTTGAAAACCTGGATTCCGTGCGAAATACGGTTTGTTTACCTGTCCTGAGGAAAGATTTCATTATTGACAGGAAGCAGCTTGATGAAGTTCAAAGTGACCTTGTACTGCTGATCGCAGGTATCCTTGGGGAAGAACTAGGAGTTTTTGTCGAACTTGCTATTGAAAAGGGATTTGAACCTCTTGTAGAGGTCCATAACAAGCAAGAACTCGATTTAGCTCTTAAAACCGCTGCAAGAGTTATAGGAATTAATAACCGGGACTTAGAGACGCTTAAAATCGATCTCGGAACCACAGAAGAGCTGGCTCCTATTATCCGGGAGTGCGACCTTGATCACGGAACCAGGCATCTTATAATAAGCGAAAGCGGGATGAACAGCGTACTGGATGTCAGACGGGTAATTCAGGCAGGTGCTGATGCCGTGCTGATAGGTTCCGCACTTATGGAAAGTAATTCGGTTTTTGATAAAACAAAAGAATTTGTCCAGAGCGCTGGTTGGCGTTAATAACTTTTTTTTCAGACTTTTCGGAGCTTTCGGCCTGGCTGGACGGGTTGAAAAATCCACTCAGATTCATTTCAGATCCACTCAAAATCCGTTTAAATCCGTTCAAAATCTGTTCAAAATTTGTTTAAAATCTGTTCAAAACTCACTCAAAATTTATAAAACTTTGATTAAAATCCTTTAAAAATTTACTTAAAAATCGTTCAAAACTAAATTTTGTTTCCATGATAAAATCAAAAACTGCACTTCCGAATGCGATATCAAATAACGTAATAGGACTACATCAAAAATAAGGGAGTAATAGAATTGACAGAAACTGAAATTTCAGAATTTCCTGCAAAGAACTCATACTTAAATGAGCTCACAGATTCGAAGAAGAACTTGAAAAACGAGCAGATGGGCCAGATAAAAGGAAAATATGGGAAATATGGGGGACAGTACGTACCCGAAGTTCTCATGCCGGCCTTAGAAGAGCTGGAAGAGGGATACGAGCGGTATAAGAACGACCCTGAATTCCTTGCCGAGCTTGACCATTACCTGCAGGATTTTGCAGGCAGGAAAACGCCTCTTTATTTTGCCAGGAACCTGAGCAAAAAGTACGGGTCAAAAATTTACCTCAAACGGGAAGACCTTGTGCACGGAGGGGCACACAAGTTAAATAACGCTATCGGACAGGCCCTGCTTGCAAAATACATGGGAAAAACCAGGCTGATTGCCGAAACCGGTGCAGGACAGCACGGAACTGCAACTGCTATGGCAGGAGCAAACCTTGGACTTGAAACTATCGTGTACATGGGTGCTAAAGATGTCAAGCGTCAGCAAATGAATGCCTATCGCATGGAACTCATGGGCACTAAAGTAGTACCTGTGGAAACCGGATCAAGAACCCTTAAAGATGCCATTAACGAGGCTTTCAGGGACTGGGTCACAAACGTAGGAAACACACATTACCTCATGGGCTCGGTTGTAGGGCCTCATCCCTATCCTGTAATAGTAAGGGATTTCCAGAGTGTTATAGGGCGTGAAGTAAAGGGGCAAATTCTGCAAAAAGAAGGGCGTATGCCTGACTCCATTATTGCCTGTGCAGGTGGCGGAAGCAATGCAATGGGAATTTTCTATCCCTTTATAGAAGATAAAGAAGTCAAATTGATTGCTGTAGAAGCCGGAGGAAAATCACTGAAATGCACGGAAAAAGCCGCTCTTCATTCAGCCTCCCTCTGTGCAGGAGAAGAAGGTATCCTGCACGGTGCAAGAACAAAAGTACTGCAGGATAAAAACGGACAGATCCTTGAATCCGAATCCGTTTCCGCTGGGCTTGACTACTCAGGGGTTGGACCTGAACTGGCTTACCTGTCCGAGAGCGGCCGGGTTACAGCCCGGTATGCGACTGATGACGAAGCCGTTGAAGCTTTTCACGAATTGAGCAGGCTTGAAGGAATAATTCCTGCACTGGAATCTTCCCATGCCCTTGCCTACCTGAAAAAATCCTCGGAAGCCGGGGAACTTGGAGAGGTAGTGGTTGTAAATCTGTCTGGAAGAGGCGATAAGGATCTGGAAACCGTCCTTAGCCTGAGAGGAGGGATCTGAGATGGAGAGACAAAAAATCTCCGAAAAATTCTCCGAACTCAGGGAGAGAAAAGAAGGAGCCCTGATCTGTTACGTAATGGCAGGAGATCCGTCTGCAAAAAAAACCGAGGAAATTGTAAAAGCTCTGGTAAACGGAGGTGCAGATATTATAGAACTCGGTTTTCCTTTTTCGGACCCTGTAGCGGATGGCCCGACAATCCAGGTGGCAGGCCAGAGGGCACTTTCCGCAGGCATGGATACACAGCGCTATTTTGAGCTTATTAAAACCCTGGATGTTGGGATTCCACTTGTTTGCATGACCTATTATAACCCTGTATTCAGGTACGGAGTGGAAAAATTTGTAGAAAAAGCTGCAGATGCCGGAATAAGCGGACTGATAGTACCCGATATCCCTGTAGAAGAAGCGGCTGACCTGAAAAGTAGCTGCGAAAAGCACGGGCTTGACCTGATTTTCCTAATTGCACCCACAACAACCGAGGGAAGGGTCCGAAAGATCCTGGAGAGAGGTTCTGGTTTCCTTTACCTTGTCTCAAGGCTTGGGGTCACAGGAGCCAGGGAAGATGTCTCGTCTTCTACCAGAGAGCTACTTTCCAGAGTAGAAACCGGGCTTCCTAAGGCTGTGGGATTCGGGATTTCAACAGGAAAACAGGCTGCAGAAGTTAGAGAAGCAGGAGCGGATGCTGTCATAGTCGGTTCGGCTTTTGTTAAGATTATAGAGGAAGGAAAAGACGTAAACGAAAGGCTTGAAGCCCTTGCAAGTGAACTAAAATCCGGAATCAGAAGAGCCAGTTGAAGGGAAATAATCCGGAATACAAAGAACATCAACAGTTGGAAAATATAGAATGTCAGTTGGAAAATAAAGAAAATCAACAGTTGGAAAATAAAGAATGTTAACAATTCTAATAATTGTATAATTATCTGAAAGGAATAAATCAGGAATTAAAAGGAGGAGGGAGGAGAAATGCAGAGATACATTCAAAAGCTGGAAGAAGGGCAGGATCTGAGCCCCGAAGAAGCCGAAGCTGCAGTAGGCAAAATTCTGAGTACAGCACAGGACGAAGAAATCGGGAAATTTCTGCTGGCTCTGAGGGCAAAAGGTGAAAAGCCCGAAGAAATTGTGGGTTTTGTAAGGGGGATGAAAAAAGCCGGAAACACGATCCGGCCCAAAACACCTTTCAGGCTTGTGGATACTTGCGGGACAGGAGGAGATGGCCTAAATACAATTAATATCTCGACCGCAGCTGCCATTGTTACTGCTGCAGCAGGCGTTCCTGTAGCCAAGCATGGAAACCGGGCTGCAACTTCAATGTCAGGGAGTTCGGATGTACTTGAGGCGCTTGGAATTAAAATTGACCTGGAGCCTGAAGCTGTCAGGCAAACAATCGAAGAGATAGGAATAGGGTTCATGTTTGCTCCGGTTTTTCACCCGGCTATGAAGAGGGTTGCAGGGGTAAGGAAAA belongs to Methanosarcina barkeri 3 and includes:
- a CDS encoding PKD domain-containing protein; this translates as MTIVFLGLVSAPVTHAETYNFVTSWAQNNYGHFDSPESTAVDSSGNVYVVDVDKNRIQKFDSKGNFITTWGSEGTGNGQFEDPEGIAVDSKGNVYVSDNKNNRIQKFDSNGQFIKKWGYSGTNNGQFNSPWGIAIDSSDNVYVADSGNNRYQKFDSNGNYLSQIGSSGGSNGQFKEPKSVSVDSKGNVYVADSGNNRIQKFDSKGKFVTTWGSYGYSGEGKFEYPRGIAVDTKSNVYVADSGNDRIQKFDSNGNYLTQWGSYGYSGEGKFYSPRGMAVDSSNNIYVIDTNNNRIQKFNSNGGFLAQWGGDCGWDSNPSPNGVAVDYSGNVYVADDSNNIQKYNSKGIFLFGFGSFSSINSHLDPNDVVVDSKGNVYVIDTSNNRIQKLSPNGSFITTWGSYGSGNGQFRSPKGIAMDSSGNIYVADTYNNRIQKFDSNGNFITGWGSRGSIDGQFYYPCGVAVDSSGNVYVADTDNQRIQKFDSNGYYLTQWGSSGNGNGQFRSPKGIAVDSSGNVYIADESNHRIQKFDSKGNFITTWGSYGSGNGQFKYPSDVAVDYSGNVYVADSYNDRIQKFAPPILPIPTAKFSSDITQGYAPLKVKFTDMSTNSPTSWKWTFGDGNTSTKQNPTYTYSKAGKYTVSLMVKNAAGSNTTTKTNYITVKSAIVKPVAEFSATPTSGKIPLTVKFTDKSTGTPTKWKWTFGDGNTSTKQNPTYKYSKTGKYTVTLTVTNAAGSNTVTKTNYITIVAKPVAAFSASPTSGKVPLTVKFTDKSTGYPASWKWTFGDGSTSTVQNPTHKYAKTGKYTVSLTVKNVIGSNTKTISNYITVK
- a CDS encoding indole-3-glycerol-phosphate synthase; its protein translation is MHASILHILNTTKTRIQALGPQTCREGLDMGFEKRDFISAVADAKADGKVPVIAEVKPASPGRAFRDILPGTAAELAWEMEEAGAVAVSVLTEPLVFRGSLENLDSVRNTVCLPVLRKDFIIDRKQLDEVQSDLVLLIAGILGEELGVFVELAIEKGFEPLVEVHNKQELDLALKTAARVIGINNRDLETLKIDLGTTEELAPIIRECDLDHGTRHLIISESGMNSVLDVRRVIQAGADAVLIGSALMESNSVFDKTKEFVQSAGWR
- the trpA gene encoding tryptophan synthase subunit alpha, translated to MERQKISEKFSELRERKEGALICYVMAGDPSAKKTEEIVKALVNGGADIIELGFPFSDPVADGPTIQVAGQRALSAGMDTQRYFELIKTLDVGIPLVCMTYYNPVFRYGVEKFVEKAADAGISGLIVPDIPVEEAADLKSSCEKHGLDLIFLIAPTTTEGRVRKILERGSGFLYLVSRLGVTGAREDVSSSTRELLSRVETGLPKAVGFGISTGKQAAEVREAGADAVIVGSAFVKIIEEGKDVNERLEALASELKSGIRRAS